One Zingiber officinale cultivar Zhangliang chromosome 10B, Zo_v1.1, whole genome shotgun sequence genomic window, TGATGTACCTTGATTGAGAACTTCGGCCACAATACCTTTGAGTGGCAAGAGTCTGTCGACGTCATGATAAAGTGAGAAATATCCATTTGATAGTTCGGTGTCTGGCATGTAGTGCTGCTCATCAATGCTGCCTTCTTTTACTGATTTTGTCCATGTTCCTCTTGTTTGTGTGAGCTTAAAATTTTGCAAGCCTTCACTAATGGTGCTTGACATGGATCTCATCTGTCCAAGAGGAGCTTTATTCCAAAGGAAGTTCATCTGTTGTTTGTCATCTGGAAAAGCCGCATATCATTAGgcagcaagaaaaaaaaaatactactgACAATTGTTTCACATAATTATCAAGAAGATTCTATTCACTGTTTATAATATATATAGCTTATTAACAAAAACAATAGCCAactacaagcaagataatgtaaCAGTTTATCTGAGTTATATTACATCGttaatgaaaataattaatagaCTGCATAAGAAAAAAAACCAGAAATATTTTGACAAGATTGGGGAAACAATTGAAACCGAAACATAGGGATGTTAATTAACTAATCATCTATCAAGAGTGGAACATCACCACAGAATGACTAAGATTTTTTGGCTTCCCATGGGTGAATGTTAACAATTTTTTGAGATGTTTGACCTTCTACAAAGTAATAAAGATGGAAAATGAATTGAGACTATAATCTCACAACACTGCGTTGGGCATTGAGCACAATTTATATCACAAAATGTCGAACCCTCTTGATATCAATCTTGAACATAACTCAAACTTGATTGTCATTTAAAAGAATCATCTTGAATCAAGTATTTGTAGTGGTCCATGCAGACTCAACCTCTTAAAGCCtttttgagagaaaaaaaaaaaaaggcaaaagaGGAGGTATCTTCATACATTTTTAGCCGTATTTACATATTAGAAAACATACACTTCTAGTCCTTAGAGTTGTAATTAttctaaataataaaaaatgattcGGAAATGCAACAAGAATGCAAACAAATGAAAAACACTTGAAACTGCAATGGAAATGTTCTTTCATACCATAAAATGATGAGGAAAAATTTATTGATCTGAATGGGATTAGATTTGGTCGTGGTTTGCGCCGTCGTGCATTATGGTCCGACAGACGTCTGCGGCAGCTTCTCTTTTTCTGATCAAACTCGGACAATTCATGAAACCTTAAGCATGAACAAGCAAAAACATGCAAGATTATAAATAAGTACAGCATTATGATTTTCAAACTTTTGCACATACAAGAGTAGTAATAAGTAGATTAAATCTCCAAGTAACCTGCTACATTGCTGACAAAACCTGCGCTCCTGACCAGCGATGACAACCTTAGCACACTTAGAGTGGGTTTCACATACCCTGTGCTTCCGGTGATAATCCTTAGCCGCACTAAGATCAAGATTACAGCCTTCAACTTGACAAAAATAGTCGCTCTGTGAACTCATATATGGCCCTCTTGACTTCTTGAGAGCAGTCGGTTCGGTTGCAGAATCAAGCGGCGGCAACCGGTTATTGGAATTATTATCAGCTGAAACATCTTCAAAGTAGGTCCTTTTGCCAAGCTTTAACCCTATTTGGGACTCCTCCAATCCACCCTCTGACGGCACGACTGAAACATGACTAGACTCCTGTAAAGAGTTGTTCTTGTGTTGTGCGTTGGGGCTCGGGTCGAACTCCTGCTCCTTTCCAGTTCTGGCCGACGAATCGAGAGAAGCAGAGATGGTGCTCTTGGAGGACGAACCAATCCCCAATTCAGAGCCAGATGAAACGGCACCGGCGGCGGAAAGCTTGTAGTTCCCTCCGACCGGCGGGTGATTATCCCAATCCCAGAGAAACGAAGCGTTCGCATTCCAGTCCATCGTGCGAGATTGCATGCGCTATTCACCGAGAGAGATCGAGAAACAGTACCGAAccctataaaaataaaaaatgttcatGTGCTCCGTTCCGAAACACCTCAAAATACAAGAGATCTAAAACACAACGATCTCCGGAGGAGAACAATCAAGATCTATAAGAAGACGGGAAGACAGATGAAGAAGGTAAAGTAGGCGGCTTACCCGTGTTATTCCCTAATTAAAACGAGGCCTCAAAGTCAACGAGGCGAGGGGAGATAGGCGAGGGTTTGAAGAACTCCATCCGCAGTTGCGAGTAAACAATGGCAGCGGAACAGTGACAGATAGGGATGGGGAGGCTCAGGAACATACCCCCCTCCATCCTTCTCACCTCCTCAAGCCCGCACCAGGAGCCAGCAATCAAACAAGTCGGCTGTTGCTGTCCAATAAATGACAAGTGAGCCATTGCTATCCCAACCAAAATCCCTCCTTTGCCCTGCAACACCGTGATCTGACCAGTGACCATGACAATGACGCCCCTGGCGAACCGAGTCGTCTTCTTGCGCCCGTAGGTTGCCAGAAGGAAACAGGCGTGTCTCGGTCCCAATCCAATCAAATCAAAACCAACCACGATGAAAATGAGGGAAGATTACGAGGGAATCCCATCTGATAATTTAACATGaatcgattaaaaaaattaaatttggattggaTATTTTTCGATTTAAGCGGGAGCATTcggattaaaaaattttaagttagatgGAGTCGACCGGAATTAATtcgaattaaatttttaataaaatcaatttgatctaaattcgatgtaatttatttgaattgaCACCCTAAAAAAAAACCATCGACGGATTCTTCCTCCTCGAGCTCTCCTGGTCCAGGCCCGCTTCAGGAACACCGTACGTGGGTTACTGACACAAACACGGGCAAAAAGGCTTATTTACACGGGCAGGCTCCTTGAAGTGACTACTCAGTTGGAATATATGCAACTCTGTTCCCGGAGCTGATAACATCGCATATAATATTATTGATAGAAGGGAAAAAACAGAGTTACGGACATGATCTTCTTTTAACGACTGCCACTAACCCTATCGATCGGCAAAAAGGTAGGAAAAAGTAAATGGAAAATAACGTGAAACCCTCAATTATTTATTTGTGGGGAATCTTGCATGGCAGAAGGTAATTCAACAACTTTCATCCTAGTGTCATTGTCAATAATGGAAGAATCACGTACAACATGAATACATTGACTCCGACCGTGTTCATCGAGCTCATCGCGCCGAGGTCGATCATGATCTCGAACCTACAAGTGGAATTCGACGGGTCCTCCTCGGTGACGACCGCCAAGCCGGAGAAGACGCACGCTCGCCCGTCTTGGTCGTTCTCCTGGTAGTAGCTGTTGAACGCGTACGAAATGTTCCCTCGCACATCCAGATCGGCGCAGGAAGTCTTGTACCCGAGGCTGGTGCAGTCCGCTCGCCCGCAAGCGTAGCCCACGCTCGGCCCGATGCGCGTGTCGTCGAGGCTGACCCAAGGCTTCAGCACGCACCACCTCCGGTCCAAGTACTCGACGTTCTTCGCTCCGACCAGCGAAGACCCGTTCGAGCTATTATTCGTCGGCGCGCGGAGTCGTCGGAGCTCGTACTTGGGGATGCCGTCGTACGCGAAGATGCCCCAGTGCGTCTCGAAATGCCCCGCGTCGATGCTCTTCCGGTCCTCGTCGACTAGACTGAACAGGTACGCGTCCACATTCCCGGGCCGCAGCGGCGTGCCGTTGCCGCTCGCAATGTGGTCCACGAAGCCCTGGTTGAAACGCTGCGCCAGCTGTGGATTCGCGTTCATGTCGCCGTCCGTGGGCCAGCCGATCTCGCCCACAATTATGGAAAGATTGCCGAAGCCGTTCCTGCGCAGCGCGGCCACAAGCGTGTCGTGGTTCGCGTCGAATACGTTGGAGTAAGTCAACGAGCCGTCGGCTATGGAGGAGGAGGAGCCGTCGAAGAATGCGTAATCTATTGGGAAATTAGGATCGTCGTAGAGGCTGATGAAGG contains:
- the LOC122028728 gene encoding squamosa promoter-binding-like protein 3, which gives rise to MQSRTMDWNANASFLWDWDNHPPVGGNYKLSAAGAVSSGSELGIGSSSKSTISASLDSSARTGKEQEFDPSPNAQHKNNSLQESSHVSVVPSEGGLEESQIGLKLGKRTYFEDVSADNNSNNRLPPLDSATEPTALKKSRGPYMSSQSDYFCQVEGCNLDLSAAKDYHRKHRVCETHSKCAKVVIAGQERRFCQQCSRFHELSEFDQKKRSCRRRLSDHNARRRKPRPNLIPFRSINFSSSFYDDKQQMNFLWNKAPLGQMRSMSSTISEGLQNFKLTQTRGTWTKSVKEGSIDEQHYMPDTELSNGYFSLYHDVDRLLPLKGIVAEVLNQGSEASAGASNLDGAPNLRRALSLLSTNSWGSLDPGQTSSIVEFMDANYAGTSQPIMPAANTSNHWVYGHSAAQQAQQLPFTMQRSGEDKPHGFTQQNALYRDTIFDPSQIH
- the LOC122028548 gene encoding glucan endo-1,3-beta-glucosidase 6-like, with protein sequence MVDLPYSIEVPAVGGMERRPWPSWGPQALLCFWLARCACGIGVNWGTQASHPLPPSTAVEMLRASGIDKVKLFDAEAAPLSALANSGIQVMVGIPNGMLAGLAAEEKAARRWVAKNVSDYVDDGVDVRYVAVGNEPFLAAHNESYLSTTLPALQNIQAALSAAGLSDRVKATIPLNADVYRSSTNKPSDGDFRADIHDLMLSIAGFLSLNGSPFTVNIYPFISLYDDPNFPIDYAFFDGSSSSIADGSLTYSNVFDANHDTLVAALRRNGFGNLSIIVGEIGWPTDGDMNANPQLAQRFNQGFVDHIASGNGTPLRPGNVDAYLFSLVDEDRKSIDAGHFETHWGIFAYDGIPKYELRRLRAPTNNSSNGSSLVGAKNVEYLDRRWCVLKPWVSLDDTRIGPSVGYACGRADCTSLGYKTSCADLDVRGNISYAFNSYYQENDQDGRACVFSGLAVVTEEDPSNSTCRFEIMIDLGAMSSMNTVGVNVFMLYVILPLLTMTLG